GCGAGTCAACTTCATGAGGGTTTCAACCCTCATTTATATATTATTGCGGAGCAATACCATTGTTGCTGTAGGTTTCAACCTACAGTGATTGTCATTCTCTAAGCCTTCAAGCGCTCCACCAAATCAATCCTCCGCCCAAACTTTACAACCCTCTGTGCAGTTCTGACAAATGTCTATCTGATCCCGACCCCTAAATAGCAATTCTCTAAATTCCTGATAGGCCTCCGACCACCAGATTTCCTCAAAACTTGCCGACTGCAATTGCCCCAACTCATGCTGCGCATCTTTGTCAAAACAACAAGGCAATACCCGACCATCCCAACTAATCACACAAGAGTGCCAAAGCTTCCAACAATGGTTCAATAACTCATTCTTAATGACATAACTGCCATCCGCCTGCTTGGCATAACGAGCATATTTATTTTGTGTGGGAATCAAGGGGTTGCCCTGCTTGTAATCATAGATCTGGGCGGTCTTCAATTTAACCTCATCCACCCCTATCTCTTCCGCCAAACGATAGATGTCCGGAATCTGATGCTCATTGGGCCGAACTACCAAAAACTGAAAGATCAAATAGGGGGTTTTGCTCTTCAGTTTCTTGCGCCACTTGACCATATTCCTGGCCCCCTGCAATACATTCTCTAATTTTCCACTCTTCCGATAGGCCGAGTAGGTCTCCTGATCACTGCCATCTATAGAGATAATCAAACGGTCCAAACCCGATTCTACGGTTTTCTTCGCATTGGCCTCATTCAAAAAATGTGCATTGGTAGAGGTGGCCGTATAAATGCCCTTCTGCTTGGCATAAGCGACCATCTCCAAAAAGTTGGG
This genomic interval from Saprospira grandis contains the following:
- a CDS encoding radical SAM/SPASM domain-containing protein, which codes for MSKLAKLQDAWNLGRRIGPKRFWNLVKVYSSYYYSRLLGRPKQWGLPFSIAIEPTTACNLRCPECPSGLRNFSRPTGNLKADFFRSLMDQMGGQLFYLTFYFQGEPYINPNFLEMVAYAKQKGIYTATSTNAHFLNEANAKKTVESGLDRLIISIDGSDQETYSAYRKSGKLENVLQGARNMVKWRKKLKSKTPYLIFQFLVVRPNEHQIPDIYRLAEEIGVDEVKLKTAQIYDYKQGNPLIPTQNKYARYAKQADGSYVIKNELLNHCWKLWHSCVISWDGRVLPCCFDKDAQHELGQLQSASFEEIWWSEAYQEFRELLFRGRDQIDICQNCTEGCKVWAED